Genomic window (Paenibacillus sp. 37):
TCCGGAGGGCAAACAGTTCACTCTCGATATGTTGACGGAAGGTAACGTGTTTGGAGAAATGAACGGAATCTCACTCGGAACACGCGCCGTTTATATCGAAACGATGGAGGAGTGTGATATTTGCCTGATGAACAAACAACGTTTTGAACAGTTTTTGATTGAACATCCACAATTTATGATGAGACTGATGAACGTACTAAGCGAGCGGATCAAGCAAATGAGTGAGTTGACACAGACGCTCGCACTCGGAAACCTGCATGAAAAGGTGCTACATAATCTCTTCCGCCTGGCTGAACAGATGGGATGGATCGAAGAAGATGAGTTCTGCAAGATTCAACTCGCACTTACCCATCAGGAGATTGCCTGGATGGCGGGGGCTACACGGGAATCGGTTACGATTGTCATGCAAGACTTGGCAAAAGCAGGTCGTATTCGTACCGGATTCAAATCGGTCTCCCTTCATCGTGACGAAATCGCTACCCTTCGGAAAATCACTGCCCACTTGTAAGATGCCTTACATCCCCTTTCTCCAGCAAGTTGTACTGTATAACTCATGATGCTATACAGCTAAGGAGGAATATACTGTTGAATGCTAAGCCAGATCTATTTATCCCTGAAGACGTTTTTCTTCGCAAAGGTGCCCGTAGAGCAACGGAGATCCCTGAGCATATCCGCAATTGGCTGCAAGCAGGACATATCGAATCTGTCAATCTGACCGAATGGCTGGCTGTAGATCATGTTTCTCTTTTTCAGAAGGTTACCCATGAATGGGGAATGGATACCGAAACCAGAGCAATTACAGAGCAGTTAACACAGATGGATGAGCAGCGAATCATGAAAATCATCCCGGCCATAGCCATGCAATGGCTTGATCTGTTGAATCGTCTAACCATGAATGAACAAACGGATCTCTTTCGTTCCATTGCAGAGCATCGTTCAGACAGTGTTCGCTGCTGGGCGGCTTATATCATTGGGCTGAATTCTGGTCTGAACCTGACTGAAAAGTTGAAGCATATTCGGCCCTTTGGAGCAGATCATCACTTTGGTGTAAGAGAAATCGCCTGGATGGCTGTACGGGAGTCCATCTCTGCCGAATTATCCTTAGCCCTGCAGCAGTTAATCCCATGGAGCGTTGACCCTGATCCACTGATCCGTCGCTTTGCCATAGAATCAATCAGACCTCGTGGCGTCTGGACCAAGCATATTCAGGAGTTAAAAGAAAATCCGGCCATGGCCCTTCCCTTGCTTGACGCGGTGAAATCCGATGCCCATAAGTATGTACAGGATTCGTTAAGTAACTGGCTGAACGACGCCAGCAAGACCAATCCAGAGTGGGTGCGGCAGGTCTGTGCCACTTGGACTCAGCAGTCGGATACACAATATACACGGCGAATCGTTAGACGTGCCACGCGAAGTCTTACATAAAAAAAGATGACCACCGCTTACTGGCAGTGGTCATCTTCTGCATAGGCATCCGCGTTTACATTCCTTTTGACAGGAATACCCTTTCCTCGGTAAATAGCCCAATAATGTTCCCTCTTATCATTAACTTACGCCTGAATCGCGTCCATCTGGCCTTCTTCTTCCGCTTCCAATCTGCGCATGCCTACCACCAGAACAATGATGTTAGCTACCAACAACACAGCCGGGAACGGAACAGCAGCGTATTGTGCATAGATCAGATGACTTCCCACGGCCCCAATCAGAATGAATGTCAGTATGCCTGAAGCCAGGATGCGAGTACGCGGAATCAGCAATCCTACTGCACTAAGCAACTCCGCAGCCCCGAGCAAATACATCGTCCATGTCGGATAAGAGAAACTTTCGAATGTCTGAATCATCATGTCTGCCCCACTAATCTTGTTAAACCCTGTCATGACGAAAACACCTGCTAACACAACCAGAAAAACGTAACCCAAAATCTTGTTCATGTGTATATCCTCCTGTAACAAATTATATGTTCCTACTATGTAATGATTATTTTTGCTGCCCATTGTAAAAAAAGAATCTATGTTAAAGTTCCCAAAGGTCACTCTGTTTTCAACCGTTCAGCCGAGTTTAATTTTCAGAATGGTACGCGTTCATATTATACGTATTATTTATCACCAACTTACTTTTGTGAAGTTAGTATATAATAATAATATAATTTCTTCAAGTAATTTTTCACTGTATGATGTATAATACATACAAAAGGTATGTTACAGTATATTTTGTAGTAACCCTCATTTACTTGGATGTCCTATATTCTTAAAGCGGCAGAAACCATGTCCTTTCATATACAACCTGCGAAGAAAATAATCATGAATCGAGGTGAACACGTTGAAGCTAAAAAAAGTAAAAGCACCAAGTCCCTGTATGATCACTCAAGCCATAGACATCATAGGAAAGAAGTGGGTACTGTTAATCATGTACCAACTGTTGTCCGGACCCAAACGGTTTACGGAGCTTGAAGCAGAGATGGCGATCAGTGGACGACTTTTATCGGAGCGTTTGAAGGAAATGGAGACAGAAGGTATCGTAACCCGACACATGTTTCCCGAGATACCTCCCCGTGTAGAGTATGAATTAACACCTAAAGGCAGAGCCATTGAACCTGTCATTGATCAGATCTACAGTTGGTCATCCGACTGGTTGAAACAGCAGAAATCCGAGTAGTTGAATTGCTGTTCAATAATCTCTACTCAACACAAATACGCCTGAATCGGGCCGATCTGCGGATCATTCCCTGATTCAGGCGTATTTATATTACGTTCAACTTTTATTAATGAGAGAGATATTTTGAAGGCTGAAGCTGTACCGGCAGACCGGAATCTGCCGATGCCAAGGCCGCCGTTGTAATCTCCTGTGTAAGGCAGGCATCCGCATAATCGGACAGAATTCGTGAACGGTCTCCCGTACGAAGGGCGTGAATGAACGCTTCATTCTCACGCTCGTATGGATTATGTCCTGCCGGAATCTCCAGACCTGCCATCGCATGTTTTGCCGCACTTGGCAGAAGCAAACGTTCTGGCGTCCAATCCCACACGCCTGCATCCGTGTAGAACTGGAGCCCTGCGCCGCCCTCTCCGTCTGGCAACAGACATGTATTGGCGATACTGGCAATCGCTCCACTTTCCAGCTTGAGCGTCACATTCGCCACATCTGCTACGGTCACATGCTCATGCTTCTCATGCATGCTTCGCTGAGCTGCTACAGCATATACCTCCGTAACTTCTCCTGCACAATACCGAAGCAAGTCTACAATATGTGTAGTCTGCTCTACGAATTGTCCTCCTGAACCGTCCTGACGCCGCCACCAGGCGACCCCTGGCATTCCGCCCATCCAGCGGCCAAGAGCCATGCCGACCGTCTGTTCTTTCATCGATTGCTGCAGGACCTGCGCGGCCTCCTGATAACGGAAATGGTATCCTACAGAGGTTAACAATCCGCTCTTTTGCACCTGATCCAACACCTGACGCGGAACATCCATTCCGGTGCTCAAAGGTTTCTCCACCAGGAATGGAATACCGCGGCGGATTAATTCGGACTCAATCGACCCGTGAGACATCGGAGGCACACAGATATACACCGCATCCAGCTTCTCACCATCCAGCATATGTTCAAGTTCCCCGTAACCAACTGCATCATAAACGGAGGCCATAGCCTCTGCCTTTTCGAGCGATGTTCCACAGACACTCGCAACACGAACACCTTCCATCCGTGCGAGAATATCCGCGTGTACCTTACTGAACCAGCCTGTTCCAATGATTCCGATCTGTAATGTCATGGATGTAATCCCCTCTCTATGTTACACGCTTACATGTTCCATTCGACTCTTGACCTTGAAATCCTGCCTCAGATTTTGCCGGATGCTTCCAGCAACAGCTGATCCAGTTCCTGTGTATGTTTAACCTCTTCCTCTTCAGACCAGTTCAAACGACCTGCCATATACGAGATAACCGCTGTTTTATAGCGACGAACTTCATCAATACGGAAGAATAAATCACCTGTTCTTCGTACCAAAAAGTCAGACGGGGTTACAGCCATCTCTTCATCAATCGCGTAAAGCAGCATCAGCAATAGCTCCTGTGGCATGCCATGAAGCTCGGACTTGGTGCGTGGATCGGGCATTCGCTCATACAGTGCCTCCACATTGGAACCATACGTGCGAACCAGCCGCTCCGCAGCAGGTCGGGCAAGCCCGAGGGCAACACCGTCCTTGATCTTGCGCTCCGCATACGATACAAATCCAGCCGATCCCCCTACGTCACCGCCGGAGATGGGCATCTTCTTCGTTACACAAGGGCCTATGGAATGCCCACTCTCCTGCTCCATCTGGCGTGCGACCAGATCAACAACCATCTCGGCCATTTTACGGTATCCGGTTAACTTGCCCCCGGCAATCGTAATCAGATTGGAATCGGATACCCAGACTTCATCTTTACGTGAAATTTCGGAAGGATTCTTGCCTTCCTCATGAATGAGTGGACGTACACCGGCCCATCCGGATTCCACGTCCTCGGTACCAATGTGTACATCTGGAAACATGCCGTTGACTGCATCGATCACATAATCGCGATCTGAGTCGGAAATTTGCGGGTGTGCAGGATCATCCTGATATACAGTGTCGGTTGTTCCTACATAGGTTTTGCCATCACGTGGGACAGCGAATACCATTCGACCATCTGGTGTATCAAAATAGACAGCCTGCCTCAATGGGAATCGTTCACCATCAAAGACCAAATGAATGCCTTTGGTCATCTGTAGCGTTTTCCCCTTGCGCGAACCATCCAATTCCCGCAGCCCATCCACCCAGGGGCCGGAAGCGTTGATCACCTTGCTTGCTTTTAGCGTATATATCTGCCCATCGATCTGATCCCTAGCTTCAATACCTGTAATCTTGCCATTCTCCTTCAGGAAATCTTTCGCCTTGACGTAGTTCACTGCCTGTGCCCCACGTTTGACAGCTTCTTTCAACACTTCTATGGTGAGCCTGGCATCATCAGTCCGGTACTCCACATAGAGTCCACCACCCAACAACCCCTGTTTGCGTAATAAAGGTTCACTGTCTGACACCGCTCCAGCATTCAACATTTGGCGCCGTTCACTGCGCTTCACCCCGGCGAGCCGATCATACACCATCAGTCCAATGGATGTGCTGAAGCGGCCGAACGTGCCAGCCGTATAGATCGGTAACAACATCGGTTCCGGTGTGGTCACATGTGGCCCATTTTCATAAACTACAGCCCGCTCCCGTCCTACCTCAGCAACCATCTTCACTTCATATTGCTTCAAATATCGTAATCCGCCATGGACAAGCTTGGTCGAACGACTGGATGTACCTGCTGCAAAATCCTGCATTTCTACAAGCGCCGTCTTCAATCCACGGGAAGCTGCGTCCAATGCAATCCCTGCGCCTGTAATTCCACCACCAATAATTAATACGTCAAAATGTACATTCGCCATGTTTTGCAAATATTCGGTCCGGTATGCTGACGAGAACGTTTCTGTCATTCTTGAACCTCCTATTGATTTTCTCAACTTTTCCGTAAAAAAAACAAAAAAAGGACCACGTCATTCGCTCAGCAATTGCTGAGCGGCACGTGGTCCCTCCCGATCTCCAGACATCATTTTTTAACTTGTGCCTTTATCCTATCACAGATTTTTGACGGCGTGAAGTCCTGAAATGACACATTATTCAAAAAAAATTCAAAAAGTTGTTCTGCCAAAGGATGGAATTTCAAATGAATCCACTAACCTTGTTTTTTTCCTTATAGTGGGTATGGATTTTGCCTTCTCCAGGAAGAATAACCCTGTAAATCATGCATCATTTTCCACCAGTAAATATCATTTATAACATATGTTTAGTTAAAAAGTACAAATACCCACACCAAGAAATATTCATTTCATTTCTTTTATTTAAAAGCCATTGCTGCGTTCACTGCACGTTTCCAGCCTGCATACAGTTCTGTCCGTTGTTGCTCAGCCATAACAGGCTTGAAGACACGCTCCGTATTCTCATGATCCGTCAATTCATCCGCACTCGTCCAATATCCAACCGCCAATCCTGCCAGATAAGCCGCACCCAATGCAGTCGTTTCATTCACCGTTGGGCGTTCGACAGGAATGCCCAGAATATCACTCTGGAACTGCATGAGAAAATCATTCGCCGCCGCTCCTCCATCCACACGCAGAGCATGCACGGGAATACCCGAGTCGGATTCCATGGCCTCCAGTACATCTTTGGTCTGATACGCCAACGCCTCAAGCGTAGCACGGATAAAGTGTTCCTTCGTCGTTCCTCGGGTCAGGCCAAACACCGCACCCTTAACCTCACTATCCCAATATGGACTGCCCAGTCCCACAAAGGCAGGTACCATATAAACGCCATCTGTGGAAGGCACACGTGAGGCGTAATCCTCGCTGTCTTTTGAAGAGCGAAGCATTCTTAATCCGTCACGCAGCCACTGAACCGCTGAACCTGCAACAAAAATGCTGCCTTCGAGCGCATATTCAACCTTGCCATTCATCCCCCAGGCAATCGTCGTAATCAGTCCGTGATTGGATTGTACCGGGTTCTCTCCCGTATTCATAAGCATGAAACAACCGGTACCATATGTATTTTTCATACTGCCCTTGGTGTAACAGCCCTGACCAAACATCGCTGCCTGTTGATCTCCTGCTGCTCCCGCGATCGGAATCCGATGACCGAAGAAATGATAATCTGTTGTGTGTGCATACACCTCGGATGAACCCCGTACCTCTGGCAGCATGGCCTTAGGAATGCCGAGGATAGCCAACAATTCGTCATCCCATTGCAGATCATAGATGTTATAGATCAAGGTACGTGAGGCATTGGATATATCCGTGACATGTGTACCCCCGCTCAGTTTCCAGATTAACCAGCTATCAATCGTGCCAAAGAGCAATTCACCCTTCTCGGCCCGCTCCCGGGCACCAGGGACATGATCCAGAATCCACTTCACCTTTGTTCCCGAGAAGTAGGGATCGATCAGTAATCCTGTTTTACGGCGGAAAAGGTCCCCGAGACCCTGCGTCTTCAATTTTTCACAGATATCTGCGGTCTGTCTGGATTGCCAAACCACTGCATTATAGATGGGTCTGCCTGTTTCTTTGTCCCATACCACAACAGTCTCACGTTGATTCGTAATTCCAATTCCGGCAATCTGAACAGGTTTGATTCCGCTCTCTGCCAGACATGAAGCCATCACGGCAAGAATGGAACTCCAGATTTCGTTGGCATTCTGCTCTACCCAGCCCGGTTTGGGGAAATACTGGGGGAATTCCTGCTGTGCAATGTGCACAATCTCTCCGCCACGGTTAAACAGAATAGCTCGGGAGCTTGTCGTTCCCTGATCCAGAGCCAATATATATTTTTCCATACAGCCAACCTCCTGTTGTGGGTTATTTTTTAATTTGTAAGCGATTTCTCAAAATGTCGGATCAGCTCTGCGTTGGATGTGGTCACTGCCGTAGCCCCGACGCCAAGCGCAAATTCAACCTCTTCAGGTGAACGGATCAATCCCCCCGCAATAATGGGTATCCCTGTACGCACAGATACTTCCGCAATAATATGCGGAATGACGCCAGGTAATACTTCAATGTAATCAGGTTGGGTTTTGGCCAGCAACAGATAACTTTTCTCCAGTGCATGGGTATCCAGCAGAAACACACGCTGAATGGCTGTGATGCCTTTCTGCTTCGCCTTCTGGATGACACTTGCCCTAGTCGAAATCAGTCCTGCCGGGCGAATGTGCTGACACAGATACTCTGCCGCGTACTCATCGTTTTTTAATCCCTGTACCAGATCTGCATGCAAAAGTATCTTTTTGTCATACCGCCGCGCCTCATCCATTACACTCTGAAGCTGTGCAATATGCGTTTCCAGCATCACCCCATAGGTATAAGGGCCTTCAATGATCGCTTCAAACTGCTTCATGCTCTTCGCAGCAGGCAATATACGTTGTCCCTCAAATGGCACCTTGGTTCCTCCCGCATTCATCAGATGACTATATTGTATAATCCGCACTGTCGGAACGGCAAGCCATTCCATGAATCAGGGAAACCTGATCGCTACCCTGTCATCCATGCAAAAAAGCCGCTGTATACTTCTCCATAGCGGAGAGTACAACAACGGCTAATCAGCTAATCGTATATGTTCAATGAATAAAGATTAAGCCTGCGCATGCGGAAGCAGCGTCTCTGCCCCAGCCCAGCCATCACTTTCCGCCAAGTGACCAGAACGGTTCACTTTCGTTTGCAGATATTTCTCGTTGAATGCAGAGCGATCTCCCCACAGTGGGACACGTCCGCCCACATTCAATCCTGCTTCCTGCAAAGCAGCCAGCTTCCGTGGATTGTTCGTGATCAATGTAACCGGTGCGGAGCGAAGTGCACGCAGCACAGAAATCGCATCGTCATAATTACGAGCATCGTCCGTGAATCCGAGCTGCAAGTTCGCATCTACCGTGTCCAGACCTTCTTCTTGCAAAATGTACGCCATGGCTTTGCTGAACAGACCGATGCCACGGCCTTCATGATTCGCAAGATAGAACAGTGCACCCGCTCCGTGAGCGGCGATCATTTTCATGGATTGCTCCAATTGGAAGCCACAATCACAACGCTTGCTGCCAAAGATGTCGCCTGTATGACAGATGCTATGCATCCGGATCAGCGCTTCTTGTGCTTCAGCAAAGTCACCGTACACCAGAACACTGGATTGTTGACGCTCTGCTAGTTCAGCCTCAGCAAGGGATTCGATTAACTCGCCGCTCTCCATCGCTTTGTCCGATTTCATCCAGCTGTACCACTGGAATGTCTTGGTCTCCCCATCGAGGTTAACCGGAAGCTTGATTGGTCCCACCAGGTATATAAACTCTTTTCCACTCGGAAAAGTCTGAATTTTAGGGGCAAGCAGTTGAATAATATGTGAATTGATCATTGTCGTTCCTCCTGTTTAGGCCAACTTGTATGTTGATTGATTCGCACCCAGCGTGAAAATGGATCACTTGGATGTTATATAGTACGCATCTATATTATTCTCATCATCATTAGTTACTTTATGTAAGTTAGTTTAGAATAAAAATTATAATGTGTCAAGTAACTTTTATTTTTAAAGTAACTACCCAATTTATGTTACGCAACGGACACAAATATGTGTTTCATTTCAGGAATATTGGGTATGAGTTTATAAACTGCTCATACACTAATGTTGTAGTCCAAAGCACTTCATGCCTCGAACTTAACGATGAGGGGGTAATGCACATGATCCGCCGGAAAAGAACATGCTGGACAGCCATACTGATAGTCTGCGTCCTGCTCATAAGCGGATGCTCCATCTGGCCCGGACAGGACGATTCAGCGAACAACAAAAAGGTAACGCTTACATTATGGTACTGGAACCGTTCCATTGATGATAAGTTGATTGCCAGGGCTAAGGAAAAGTTCCCCAACATTGAACTGACAGCTCAGAAAATCGGCGGTGATTTCAAAGCAAAGCTCAAAACAACACTCGCTGCACGCTCAGGTGAACCAGACATTGTGGCATTGAACGACTGGATCATGGAGCTATTCCCCAGTGAGGACCGTTTCTATAATCTGTATGATCTTGGCGCTGGAGATATTGAAAGCCAGTATCTGCCGTGGAAATGGAAGCAAGGCGTTACGCCGAGTGGACAGATGATCGGGTTCCCGATGGATACGGGGCCAACCGCTCTCTTTTACCGAGAAGATCTGTTCAAGGAAGCCGGATTACCATCTGATCCCGAGGACGTTACACGTCAGATTAACAGCTGGGATGCTTATGCTGCTGCCGGAGAGAAGATCAAGGAAAAATTCGGAGGCAAGGTATTTCTGACCGATAACATTGGAAGCGTTTACAACCAAGTGTTGTCACAAGGCGCTGAACGTTATTTCCGTCCAGATGGTTCATTCATCGGCATGGATTCTGCTCTGGTGCGAACAAGCTGGGATACATCCATAGCTTTCAAAGAGAAGGGACTGCTTGCCAATGCGGACGGCTGGACTCCAGGCTGGAACGCAGCGATGAATAACGGTGAAGTCGCCTCGTTCGTGGGTGCTGTCTGGATGAAGCAAGTGCTTCAGGAAGCTGCACCGGATACATCCGGGAAGTGGCGGGTAGCTCGGGCTCCGGGAGGGGATGGCAACAACGGGGGATCATTCCTGTCCATCCTGAAGTCGAGTGAACATCCTCAGGAAGCCTTTGAACTGGTTCGCTGGCTGCAAAGTCCCGAAAATCAACTGGAGCAATATCAGACATTGAACCTGTTCCCTTCCGCACCAGGTGTATTTGATGATCCTGCCATGAAAGAAAAAGAACCTTTCTTCGGCGGACAGGCGACAGGGCCTGTATTTGCCGAATCGGCACAGGAGGTGCCGGATGCTTTCTTTGGCGAAAGATACCCATCCGTACACAACATTATCACCCGACGGCTGAATGATGTGGCGAAGCAAAATGCCGATCCACAGCAGGTCTGGACAGATACGGTACACCGCGTCGAGCGGGAATTGCAGCGTTAACCTGAAGAACGTGTGGTTTCGTTATCCGCAAAGGAGGAATTCATATGGCTGTAACTGAACCTCGTCTTACTCCCGATCCCGGAAATGCAAGACCTGATCTGGATCGGCAGAAGTCACTATGGGCGAGAATGTGGGAGCATCGTGCACTTTATGTTGCGATATCGCCGTTTTATATTCTGTTTGCGGTATTTGGCCTGTTCCCGATTGGATTCTCACTCTATCTGGCTTTTCATAAATGGGATGGCATCGGTGTCATGACGTACAACGGGTTCAACAACTTCAAATACATGCTGACCGATGCCGAGTTCTGGCAAGCCGTGGGCAACACGTTCATGATCTGGATCTATTCGACGATTCCGATGCTCTTCTTCGCGCTGATTATTGCCTTTCTGCTGCATGCACCATTTGTGAAGTTCCGTACATTATTTCGGGTCGGTTATTTCCTGCCAAACGTCACGTCCATCGTAGCGGTAGCCATTATCTTCGGTGCTTTATTTGCCAACAATTATGGCTTTCTCAATTATCTGTTGCAGTCGGTCGGGCTACCTGTTGTGGAATGGCTTAATGCACCATGGGGCATCAAAGTCGCAATCTCCTCCATGGTGGTCTGGCGCTGGACCGGATATAACGCCGTCATCTATCTGGCCGGACTTCAAAGTATTCCGCAGACATTATACGAAGCGGCCAAGATTGACGGCGCATCAGCGATACAGTCCTTTTTCCGAATTACAATTCCGATGCTGCGTCCTGTGATCCTGTTTACAGTCATTACATCAACGATAGGCGGAATGCAGCTGTTCACCGAGCCGCAAGTATTGGTAGGTAATGATGGCGGCGCTGGTGCAGCAGGCATGACGATTGTATTGTACCTCTACCGTGAATCCTTCATTAACAATTACTTCGGCTATGGCGCTGCCGTTGGTTGGGGCATGTTCCTCATTATCGCCCTGTTCTCGATTGTGAACTGGAAGCTTGTTCAAGGCAAATCATCCTGATGTGATAAGGGGGAGCGCTCATGGCGACCAAACACCTCAAATCGCTGGTGTTGTATACCGGTCTTATCGGGGGCATGCTCATATCCATGTTCCCGTTCTATTGGCTGATTGTAATGTCTACCCGGACAACGTCCGATATCTACAAGTTCCCACCGCAGCTCTGGTTCGGGGGTGAGCTATGGAATAATATTACGCGGGTATTGCAGCAAATTGATTTCTGGGGCGCCTTTCTGAATACGTTGTTTGTGTCGGGCCTCGTGACCATACTTGTACTGTTTTTTGACTCACTGGCGGGGTTTGCGTTTGCCAAGTTTGAATTTCCCGGCAAAAAATGGCTCTTCATCCTGCTGCTCGCGACCATGATGGTACCTTCCCAGCTGTCGCTGGTGCCTTCCTTCGTACTGATGGCAACGTTCGGTTGGGTCGGTTCCTTCAAAGCTCTCATTATTCCCGGCATGGTGAACGCCTTCGGCATCTTCTGGATTCGCCAGTATGCGACAGAGTCGATTCCAAACGATCTGCTGGATGCAGGCCGCATCGACGGCTGTAATTTCTTCCGGCTCTATTGGAACGTAGCGCTGCCAATTCTGCGACCTGCCTTTGCTTTCCTCGGCGCGTTCACTTTTATCGGGGTATGGAATGATTATCTGTGGCCTTTGATCGTCCTGACGGATGAACGCAAATATACGTTGCAGATTGCGTTGTCTCAATTAAACGGACTGTATAACACAGACTATGCGATGGTCATCGCAGGTACGTTGCTTGCCGTCATTCCACTCATCGTTATGTTCCTGTTCATCAGCCGCCAGTTTATTTCGGATATTGCCGCAGGGGCAGTGAAGGACTAAGGTTGTGGCATTTTGATCCATCCCTCAAGTCTGATATTCTTATCTGTAGATGAAATAACAGATGTCATATAAGTTGGATGAATAGCGCCACGTGCACGAAGGGGACAGAAAGAGCCTGAAGAAATGGAGTTAAAAGCTTTCCAGAGGAAAGCTACTTCGAAAGCATATGCTTCGCATTTACGCGATCGGAAGGCTTTCTGTACCCGAAGTGTTAACGTGTAACAGCATTCTTTCACTTATATATTTAAGAAAGAGGGATGACAAAATGGCTTCTTCACCCTATATGATCGGCGTAGATATCGGCACGACCTCCACCAAGGCCGTCTTGTTCGAACAGAACGGAACCATTGTGGCTCAAGGCAGTGCCGATTATCCGTTGCACACCCCCACACCTGCGATTGCGGAGCAGGATGCGGAAGATATTTTCAAAGCAGTCATTGAATCCGTTAAACAGGCCACGTCCAAAGCGGGAGTGAAGCCAGAGGACATCCTGTTTTTATCCTTCAGTTCAGCCATGCACAGTATTCTGCCAGTCGATCAACACGGCAAACCGCTGATGCGAGCCATGACATGGGCAGATAATCGCAGTGCCGAGTGGACCGAAGCACTCAAATCCGAGATGAATGGCCACGAAATCTATCTGAGAACAGGTACGCCCATTCATCCGATGTCCCCACTCACCAAGATCATGTGGCTCACTCGGGATCAACCGGAACTGTTCAGACAGACGTACAAATTCATATCCATGAAAGAATATGTGTTCTATAAATTATTTTCTGAATACGTCATTGACCACTCGATGGCCTCCGCCACCGGACTCATGAATCTGGAGAAACTCGACTGGGATGCAGAAGCACTGCATGTGGCGGGCATTACGCCGGAACACCTGTCCCGATTGGTCCCAACCACACATGTGCTGAAACATGGATTGCACCCGGAGTACGCCAAGGAGATGGGCATTGCGGTCACCACACCGTTTGTCATCGGGGCCAGTGATGGTGTACTCTCCAATCTGGGCGTGAACGCCATTGATCCGGGCGTCGTGGCCGTGACCATTGGTACCAGTGGGGCGATTCGCACAGTCGTAGATAAACCGGTGACCGATCCAAAAGGACGCTTCTTCTGTTATGCGCTCACGGAGGATGCCTGGGTCATTGGCGGACCAGTCAATAACGGCGGTGTTATTTTCCGCTGGATTCGGGACGAGTTTGCGGCTTCCGAGGTGGAGACTGCGAAAAGACTTGGTATCGATCCGTATGAGGTGCTCACTCGTGTTGCAGAAAATGTACCTCCGGGTTCGGAGGGTCTCTTGTTCCATCCGTACATGACAGGTGAGCGGGCTCCGCTCTGGAATCCGAACGCACGGGGTTCGTTCTTCGGCCTGACGCTACATCATAAGAAAGAACATATGATTCGCGCTGCGCTCGAAGGTGTGTTGTTTAACCTGTACACGGTCATGCTGGCGATTGAAGAAAAGATCGGTCGTCCAAAAAAAATTCAGGCAACTGGCGGCTTCGCCCGCTCTGAGTTGTGGCGCCAGATGATGGCCGATATTTTCGATCAGGATGTCATCATCCCCGAAAGTAT
Coding sequences:
- the glpK gene encoding glycerol kinase GlpK, with amino-acid sequence MEKYILALDQGTTSSRAILFNRGGEIVHIAQQEFPQYFPKPGWVEQNANEIWSSILAVMASCLAESGIKPVQIAGIGITNQRETVVVWDKETGRPIYNAVVWQSRQTADICEKLKTQGLGDLFRRKTGLLIDPYFSGTKVKWILDHVPGARERAEKGELLFGTIDSWLIWKLSGGTHVTDISNASRTLIYNIYDLQWDDELLAILGIPKAMLPEVRGSSEVYAHTTDYHFFGHRIPIAGAAGDQQAAMFGQGCYTKGSMKNTYGTGCFMLMNTGENPVQSNHGLITTIAWGMNGKVEYALEGSIFVAGSAVQWLRDGLRMLRSSKDSEDYASRVPSTDGVYMVPAFVGLGSPYWDSEVKGAVFGLTRGTTKEHFIRATLEALAYQTKDVLEAMESDSGIPVHALRVDGGAAANDFLMQFQSDILGIPVERPTVNETTALGAAYLAGLAVGYWTSADELTDHENTERVFKPVMAEQQRTELYAGWKRAVNAAMAFK
- a CDS encoding glycerol-3-phosphate responsive antiterminator codes for the protein MPFEGQRILPAAKSMKQFEAIIEGPYTYGVMLETHIAQLQSVMDEARRYDKKILLHADLVQGLKNDEYAAEYLCQHIRPAGLISTRASVIQKAKQKGITAIQRVFLLDTHALEKSYLLLAKTQPDYIEVLPGVIPHIIAEVSVRTGIPIIAGGLIRSPEEVEFALGVGATAVTTSNAELIRHFEKSLTN
- a CDS encoding GTP cyclohydrolase II, producing the protein MINSHIIQLLAPKIQTFPSGKEFIYLVGPIKLPVNLDGETKTFQWYSWMKSDKAMESGELIESLAEAELAERQQSSVLVYGDFAEAQEALIRMHSICHTGDIFGSKRCDCGFQLEQSMKMIAAHGAGALFYLANHEGRGIGLFSKAMAYILQEEGLDTVDANLQLGFTDDARNYDDAISVLRALRSAPVTLITNNPRKLAALQEAGLNVGGRVPLWGDRSAFNEKYLQTKVNRSGHLAESDGWAGAETLLPHAQA
- a CDS encoding ABC transporter substrate-binding protein → MIRRKRTCWTAILIVCVLLISGCSIWPGQDDSANNKKVTLTLWYWNRSIDDKLIARAKEKFPNIELTAQKIGGDFKAKLKTTLAARSGEPDIVALNDWIMELFPSEDRFYNLYDLGAGDIESQYLPWKWKQGVTPSGQMIGFPMDTGPTALFYREDLFKEAGLPSDPEDVTRQINSWDAYAAAGEKIKEKFGGKVFLTDNIGSVYNQVLSQGAERYFRPDGSFIGMDSALVRTSWDTSIAFKEKGLLANADGWTPGWNAAMNNGEVASFVGAVWMKQVLQEAAPDTSGKWRVARAPGGDGNNGGSFLSILKSSEHPQEAFELVRWLQSPENQLEQYQTLNLFPSAPGVFDDPAMKEKEPFFGGQATGPVFAESAQEVPDAFFGERYPSVHNIITRRLNDVAKQNADPQQVWTDTVHRVERELQR
- a CDS encoding carbohydrate ABC transporter permease — protein: MWEHRALYVAISPFYILFAVFGLFPIGFSLYLAFHKWDGIGVMTYNGFNNFKYMLTDAEFWQAVGNTFMIWIYSTIPMLFFALIIAFLLHAPFVKFRTLFRVGYFLPNVTSIVAVAIIFGALFANNYGFLNYLLQSVGLPVVEWLNAPWGIKVAISSMVVWRWTGYNAVIYLAGLQSIPQTLYEAAKIDGASAIQSFFRITIPMLRPVILFTVITSTIGGMQLFTEPQVLVGNDGGAGAAGMTIVLYLYRESFINNYFGYGAAVGWGMFLIIALFSIVNWKLVQGKSS